Sequence from the Undibacterium piscinae genome:
CGTTTTACTGTCACGGCAGATCATGGATATCGTTATCCAGACCCAAAAGCATCGTGGTCAGGTCAATTTAAAGCTTTCAGGTCAGGATATTGAAGCGGCGTTAGCTAAAACCCGCACTGCCCTGAGCACCGGGCTAGATCGTCTTGCCGCCTCGATTAAGCAATACCCGGAATTCGGGCTTGATGAAAACTGGAAACCCATTGCAGATGAGTTACGCCAACTGGCAGCCGGAAAAATCGCCAGCTCCAGCGCTGAAAACGTCGCACAACACAGTCGCCTGATCGCGCAAATCCTGCGTTTCTCCCACCTGAACAATGAAAAAAGTGGCTTACTGTTTGACCCGGAAGCGGCCAGTTATCTGCTGATGGATGTCGCCATTCAGAAAATACCGGTGTGGACTGAGCATCTGGCAATTTTGCGCGGGGTGGGCGCCGGCTATATTAAGTCCGGGACGATAGAATTCGCCGGTAAGGCAATGCTGATCTCGCGCCTCGATGGCATGCAGGCAGCCATTACCGCAGTAACCGATAACAATGAGTCGATGAAACGTGCGGGAGTGTCGGTAGTTAACGAACAACAGGCGGCACTCAAGGCCAGCCAGGATTTCGCTGTGACGGTAAGAAAAAATTTGCTGGGCGAAAGCGTCAGCGGTGATGCCAGCGCCTATTTTGCGGAAGGGACGCTAGCGATAGAAAAAACCATCGCTTTACAAGTAGATCTGCAAAACCGCCTGACCTCATTACTCAATGCGCGCACCAGCACGCTCAAGCTGCAACGCAATCTGATCCTGCTCACCATGTTACTGACCTTATTGGCCACCAGTTACCTGGTATTTGGCTTTTATCGCGGCTTTATGTCGGCAATGAATGACGTCGGCACTTCTGCAATATCAGTAGCGACGGGCGATCTCACCAAACAAATCCATATCGACGGCAAAGATGAACTGGCACAAACTGGTGATGCCCTGGAACAGATGAATCTCAACCTTTCGGCATTGGTGGCAAATGTCCGAACCAATGCCAGCATGGTGTCCCAACTCGGCCAAATATTGGCAACCGGCATCAGCGACATGGCGATCCGGACCGAACAGCAGGCATCTAGCCTGGAACAGACCTCGGCCAGCGTCGAGGATCTGGCTGCAACCGTCAAGAAAAATGCGGAGAGCGCCAAAGCGGCCGATAATCTGGCATCGAATGTGCGCATGATCGCCGAATCGAGCGGTGACATCATGGATGCGGCAGTTGACTCCATGCAAGGTATCCATAACGCTGCGATCAAGATGCAGGAGATCGTCAGCATGATAGACAGAATCGCTTTTCAAACCGACATTCTGGCGCTTAATGCTGCGGTTGAGGCATCGCACGCCGGCACCCACGGACTGGGCTTTGCCGTCGTCGCGACCGAAGTGCGCGCCTTAGCGCAACGCACCGCCGATGCGGCAAGACAAATCCGTCGCCTGATCGATGATGCAGTTTCCAGGGTCGAGACTGGCGTCGAACAGATCAACGATGTTAATGTCACATTGGCGGATATCGTCAGCGGCATACAAAATCTGGCAGGCAATACCAACTCTATCTCTACCGCCTCGGCGGAACAAAGTAACGGCTTGGCGCAAATTTCGGAAGCGATACGCCATCTGGATGAAATTACCCAAAGCAACGGAAAAATGGCAGAAGATGCCAAGGACGCCTCAATTGATCTGGAAACCCGTGCCCGTGCGCTGACTCAGGCGGTTTCCACGTTCAAGCTAAGACAAGGTACCGCTGACGAAGCCTATGCGCTGGTCAAGAAAGCGGCCGCGCTATATCACGTCAATGGTATCTCGACCTTACAGAGGATTACCGATGATTATGACAAAGCCTTCGCCGACCGCGATATGTATGTATTTGCATTTAACCGTGCCGGCCAATATCTTGCCTTCGCCGGTAACCCGGCCAAATTACAAGTGAACCTCATGAATGTCAGCGGGCTAGATGGACGCCAACTGGTAGAGGATGCATTTGCGATAGGCGCTATCGGTGGCTGGGTTGACTATACGATCATCAATCCAGTGACACAAAAGATAGAAACCAAGAGCTCGTATATAGAACCGCTATCGGATGACCTAGTACTAGGCTGCGGTGTCTACAAGTCGGTATAAAACACAAGCATTACAATAGAGTAGCGTTCGTACAAGAAAAAAGCCGCGTAGCGGATATAATGGCAGGATGAAACTTAAATTCACTAAAATGCATGGCGCAGGCAATGACTTTATCGTCATTGATGCGATCAATCAAAATATTTCGTTTACGCCTGAGCAGTGGATGCATCTGGCCGACCGGCGCTTCGGCATCGGTGCCGACCAGATTTTGGTGGTAGAACGCCCGGTCAGCGAAGGCGTCGATTTTCGCTATCGCATCTACAATGCCGATGGCGGTGAAGTTGAGCAATGCGGCAATGGTTCTCGT
This genomic interval carries:
- a CDS encoding HAMP domain-containing protein; this encodes MPPNIKDLFVRLTPTSLPKSADELITRIMLPCSNLMSKLSLRTKLLCMFGTFIAAILVLGSYTVFKQSSELHIAKSELQGVLLSRQIMDIVIQTQKHRGQVNLKLSGQDIEAALAKTRTALSTGLDRLAASIKQYPEFGLDENWKPIADELRQLAAGKIASSSAENVAQHSRLIAQILRFSHLNNEKSGLLFDPEAASYLLMDVAIQKIPVWTEHLAILRGVGAGYIKSGTIEFAGKAMLISRLDGMQAAITAVTDNNESMKRAGVSVVNEQQAALKASQDFAVTVRKNLLGESVSGDASAYFAEGTLAIEKTIALQVDLQNRLTSLLNARTSTLKLQRNLILLTMLLTLLATSYLVFGFYRGFMSAMNDVGTSAISVATGDLTKQIHIDGKDELAQTGDALEQMNLNLSALVANVRTNASMVSQLGQILATGISDMAIRTEQQASSLEQTSASVEDLAATVKKNAESAKAADNLASNVRMIAESSGDIMDAAVDSMQGIHNAAIKMQEIVSMIDRIAFQTDILALNAAVEASHAGTHGLGFAVVATEVRALAQRTADAARQIRRLIDDAVSRVETGVEQINDVNVTLADIVSGIQNLAGNTNSISTASAEQSNGLAQISEAIRHLDEITQSNGKMAEDAKDASIDLETRARALTQAVSTFKLRQGTADEAYALVKKAAALYHVNGISTLQRITDDYDKAFADRDMYVFAFNRAGQYLAFAGNPAKLQVNLMNVSGLDGRQLVEDAFAIGAIGGWVDYTIINPVTQKIETKSSYIEPLSDDLVLGCGVYKSV